The proteins below are encoded in one region of Brachyspira intermedia PWS/A:
- a CDS encoding ABC transporter permease, producing the protein MKSVKYTLISVLSIFVLLFVWYLVTDVMKIFTPSLLPSPITVIKTFIVKLYDSSPDGATMIEHMASSLQITLIGYFLGLIIGIPLGILMAWYKPVDMFVRPLFDLLRPIPGIAWIPLMIIFFGIGIMSKAMVIFLSSFIACVVNSYSGIRQTKDVHIWVGKTSGASNWQLLYMIAIPTSIPMILTGVRSALGASWTALVAAELLASTKGLGFMIQQSRGMYRTDIIIAGMIAIGIIGSILTYLISLIEKLILRGAKW; encoded by the coding sequence ATGAAAAGTGTTAAATATACTTTAATATCGGTATTGTCAATATTTGTGTTATTATTCGTGTGGTATTTAGTTACTGATGTGATGAAGATATTTACACCATCTCTGCTCCCTAGCCCCATAACGGTTATAAAGACTTTTATAGTGAAACTGTATGACAGTTCGCCCGATGGAGCTACTATGATAGAGCATATGGCTTCAAGCTTGCAGATAACTTTAATAGGTTATTTCTTAGGCTTAATCATAGGAATTCCATTGGGGATATTAATGGCTTGGTATAAGCCCGTAGATATGTTTGTAAGGCCTCTTTTTGATTTGCTTCGTCCGATTCCCGGAATAGCTTGGATACCTCTTATGATAATATTTTTTGGTATAGGTATAATGTCCAAAGCTATGGTAATATTCTTATCTTCATTTATAGCATGCGTAGTTAATTCTTATAGCGGAATTAGACAAACCAAAGATGTTCATATTTGGGTTGGAAAAACTTCAGGTGCTTCTAATTGGCAATTATTATATATGATAGCTATACCAACTTCTATACCTATGATTTTGACAGGTGTTAGATCTGCATTAGGAGCTTCTTGGACTGCTTTGGTAGCTGCAGAATTATTAGCTTCTACTAAAGGACTTGGTTTTATGATACAGCAGTCAAGAGGTATGTATAGAACAGATATTATTATAGCTGGAATGATAGCTATAGGTATTATAGGGTCAATATTAACATATTTAATAAGTTTGATTGAAAAATTAATACTAAGAGGAGCAAAATGGTGA
- a CDS encoding radical SAM/SPASM domain-containing protein, with the protein MNNVSVLIKPSSSLCNINCKYCFYIDEAKNRKIENNGIMTEKVMKAIIDKVLQNADKNALFSFQGGEPTVAGFEYFKSFIDYVNISNKKNININYSIQTNGLLIDDKWCQLFKENNFLVGLSLDIIKDIHDNYRVDKSNNDTYNRVLETKKLFDAFNVEYNILTVLTSELSKYPKDIYKKIKKLNIKYTQFIPCLSEMNSPSTEYSIKPKEFSNFYKEIFSLWKEDFFNNNYYSIQFFDNIIPLFFGGYPPMTCGINGTCTNQIIIESNGDVFPCDFYCLDDYKIGNIAEDDLMQIYSSSKAKDFINEKSNRINDDKHTLCRSCRYQRVCSCGCKRMENNMYIDESGEFCGFKDFLDYAINDMAIVWKMISR; encoded by the coding sequence ATGAATAATGTATCAGTTTTAATCAAACCATCGTCATCTTTATGCAATATAAATTGTAAATACTGTTTTTATATAGATGAAGCCAAAAACAGAAAAATAGAAAATAACGGCATTATGACTGAAAAAGTAATGAAAGCCATAATAGATAAAGTTCTTCAAAATGCTGATAAAAATGCATTGTTTTCATTTCAGGGCGGAGAGCCTACAGTAGCCGGTTTTGAATATTTTAAATCGTTTATAGATTATGTGAATATCAGCAATAAAAAGAATATCAATATAAATTACAGCATACAAACTAACGGTTTATTGATAGATGATAAATGGTGCCAATTATTCAAAGAAAATAATTTTTTGGTAGGGCTTTCACTAGATATAATAAAAGATATACATGATAATTACAGAGTAGATAAAAGTAACAATGATACTTATAACAGAGTATTAGAAACTAAAAAATTATTCGATGCCTTTAATGTAGAATACAATATACTTACAGTGCTAACATCTGAATTATCAAAATATCCTAAAGACATATACAAAAAAATAAAGAAGCTGAATATTAAATATACTCAGTTCATACCTTGCCTATCTGAAATGAATTCACCTAGCACGGAATATTCTATAAAACCTAAAGAGTTTTCAAACTTCTATAAAGAAATATTTTCATTATGGAAAGAAGATTTTTTTAATAATAATTATTACAGCATACAGTTCTTTGACAATATCATTCCATTATTTTTCGGAGGCTATCCTCCTATGACTTGCGGTATAAATGGTACTTGCACAAATCAAATAATAATAGAAAGTAATGGGGATGTTTTTCCATGCGACTTTTATTGTTTAGATGATTATAAAATAGGCAATATAGCTGAAGATGATTTAATGCAGATTTATTCAAGCAGTAAAGCAAAAGACTTTATAAATGAAAAATCAAACAGAATAAATGATGATAAACATACATTATGCCGTTCTTGTAGATATCAAAGAGTATGCAGCTGTGGATGCAAGAGAATGGAAAACAATATGTATATAGATGAAAGCGGAGAGTTTTGCGGATTTAAAGATTTTCTTGACTATGCTATAAATGATATGGCTATAGTATGGAAGATGATATCAAGATAA
- a CDS encoding ABC transporter ATP-binding protein, with protein MEKEIKVKVNNLVKKFGDLLVLDNISFNVNKGDLLCVVGPTGCGKTTFLNSLTKLYDITSGEILIDDEPVNLKKHNIAYIFQENSTMPWRNVEENVAFSLDVKKIPKEEKKRRVDEFIEIVGLSKFRKYYPYELSASMLQRVVIARAFAMYPELLLMDEPYAQLDIELRYKLEDELVKLWQRTKTTVIFITHNIEEAVYLGENIMVLTNKPTKVKTIVENNMPRPRDIADKEFVRLRNYVTDLIKWW; from the coding sequence ATGGAAAAAGAAATTAAAGTAAAAGTTAATAATTTAGTTAAAAAATTTGGTGATTTGCTTGTTTTAGATAATATTTCATTTAATGTTAATAAAGGTGATTTATTATGTGTCGTTGGACCTACAGGCTGCGGAAAAACTACTTTCTTGAATAGCTTAACTAAACTTTATGATATAACATCTGGTGAGATACTTATTGATGATGAACCTGTAAATTTGAAAAAACATAATATAGCATATATATTTCAAGAAAATTCAACTATGCCTTGGAGAAATGTTGAGGAGAATGTGGCATTTAGTCTTGATGTGAAAAAGATACCTAAAGAAGAAAAGAAAAGAAGGGTAGATGAATTTATCGAGATAGTAGGGCTTAGTAAGTTTAGAAAATATTATCCTTATGAGTTATCAGCCAGTATGCTTCAAAGGGTTGTTATAGCTAGAGCTTTTGCTATGTATCCTGAGCTTTTGCTTATGGATGAGCCTTATGCCCAATTAGATATAGAATTAAGATATAAACTTGAAGATGAATTGGTAAAACTTTGGCAGAGAACTAAAACTACAGTTATATTTATCACTCATAATATAGAAGAAGCTGTTTATTTGGGTGAGAATATTATGGTTCTTACTAATAAGCCTACAAAAGTAAAAACAATAGTAGAAAATAATATGCCTAGACCTAGAGATATTGCAGATAAAGAATTTGTAAGACTTAGAAATTATGTAACAGATTTAATCAAATGGTGGTAG
- a CDS encoding ABC transporter substrate-binding protein, with the protein MKKYILTLLLLFSFLISCGTKTASSSKKIRVGTMVNTVALPIAYALEKGMYSNEGIEIEILTFASGAPINEAFAAGEIDIAASGLASVFALAQGNAKWIGEVNTTGGMGIFVRKDSPIAKEVGKVAGNTSILGSVETVKGLNILGPLGTTAQFNAIGYAKKFGLSGTDIKMIHMDNGPAYQAFVAGEGDAIAASPPHSFQARDAGYVLAATFEDATDVVSMDGIYVGNKFLEDRRDEVVKFIKATYKASEILSDYKTRYDFEKDWFERNGRVYDDKTLDNDIKYKVYVTPAMMQEETYVFGDGMTGTAQFFYEDNKISKDTLPNVQKSYDVSVIKEALGIDVKVDQ; encoded by the coding sequence ATGAAAAAATATATTCTTACTTTGTTGTTGTTGTTTTCTTTTTTGATATCATGCGGTACAAAAACTGCATCTTCATCAAAAAAAATAAGAGTAGGTACTATGGTAAATACTGTTGCTTTGCCTATAGCTTATGCTTTAGAGAAAGGCATGTATTCTAATGAAGGTATTGAAATAGAAATACTTACTTTTGCAAGCGGTGCGCCAATAAATGAAGCTTTTGCAGCTGGCGAAATAGATATTGCTGCAAGCGGTTTGGCTTCAGTATTTGCATTAGCTCAAGGTAATGCAAAATGGATTGGTGAAGTTAATACTACAGGCGGTATGGGAATCTTTGTAAGAAAAGACAGCCCAATAGCTAAAGAAGTAGGAAAAGTTGCAGGAAACACTAGTATTTTAGGTAGTGTTGAAACTGTAAAAGGTTTGAATATACTCGGACCTTTAGGAACTACTGCTCAATTTAATGCTATAGGTTATGCTAAGAAATTTGGACTTAGCGGAACTGACATTAAAATGATACATATGGATAATGGTCCTGCTTATCAGGCATTCGTAGCAGGAGAGGGAGATGCTATAGCTGCTAGTCCTCCTCATTCTTTCCAAGCTAGAGATGCTGGATATGTTTTGGCTGCTACTTTTGAAGATGCTACTGATGTTGTATCTATGGATGGTATATATGTAGGTAATAAATTTTTAGAAGACAGAAGAGATGAAGTAGTAAAATTCATTAAAGCAACTTATAAAGCTTCTGAAATACTTTCTGACTATAAAACAAGATATGATTTTGAGAAAGATTGGTTTGAAAGAAACGGAAGAGTTTATGATGACAAAACTTTAGATAATGATATTAAGTATAAAGTTTATGTTACTCCAGCTATGATGCAGGAAGAAACTTATGTGTTTGGTGATGGTATGACAGGTACAGCACAATTCTTCTATGAAGATAATAAAATATCTAAAGATACATTACCAAATGTTCAAAAATCCTATGATGTTTCTGTTATAAAAGAAGCATTAGGAATAGATGTGAAAGTTGATCAATAA
- a CDS encoding sulfatase — translation MKLIMLMFDSLNKHFLEPYGCTWTKTPNFQRLADKAVTFDNCYAGSLPCMPARRELHTARYNFLHRSWGPLEPFDDSAVEILKENGVYTHLISDHLHYWEDGGATYHNRYNSWEIVRGQEADHWKAVLNFKDLPKKYLGNINKQDQINRKYMEDEKDHPLSKIFQSAFDFLDKNINNDNWFLQIECFDPHEPYFTYDKYKDNYDFNYGDLYFDWPNYSKVEETNDEIEHCRYMYAALLSMCDNYLGKLLDYIDNSKEDIVLIVNTDHGFLLGEHNCWGKNIHQLYNEISNIPLFIYESKKHNEKNINNRRKALVQTIDLPVTILDYFGIEKTKDMKGFSLKETIDNDNEVRKYALFGMHANQICITDGRYVLMKDYALKKDGSNDTELYNYTLMPMHMVNFFSIDELKTTELHDAFSFTKGCKVMKIKYLTLPKKMTLIDELDWVLYDLENDPHQENPIKDDSIKNEMIKNMVLLMIENEAPIEEYIRLGILEEYNKYKNMH, via the coding sequence ATGAAGCTTATAATGCTGATGTTTGATTCTCTTAATAAACATTTTTTAGAACCTTATGGCTGTACTTGGACTAAAACTCCGAACTTTCAAAGACTAGCAGATAAAGCAGTTACTTTTGATAATTGTTATGCTGGAAGTTTGCCTTGTATGCCGGCAAGAAGAGAACTTCATACAGCAAGATATAATTTTCTTCATAGAAGCTGGGGACCTTTAGAGCCGTTCGATGATTCTGCTGTAGAAATATTGAAAGAAAACGGGGTATATACACATTTGATAAGCGATCATCTTCATTATTGGGAAGACGGAGGAGCTACTTATCATAATAGATATAATAGCTGGGAAATAGTGAGAGGCCAGGAAGCTGATCATTGGAAGGCTGTATTAAATTTCAAAGATTTACCTAAAAAATATCTAGGCAATATTAATAAACAAGATCAAATAAACAGGAAATATATGGAAGATGAAAAAGATCATCCTTTAAGCAAGATATTTCAATCAGCATTTGATTTCTTGGATAAGAATATAAATAATGATAATTGGTTTTTACAAATAGAATGTTTTGATCCGCATGAGCCATATTTCACTTATGATAAGTATAAAGATAATTATGATTTTAATTATGGCGATTTATACTTTGACTGGCCTAACTATTCAAAAGTAGAAGAAACTAATGATGAGATAGAGCATTGCAGATATATGTATGCTGCTTTATTATCTATGTGCGATAATTATCTTGGTAAGCTTTTAGATTATATTGATAATTCAAAAGAAGATATTGTTTTGATAGTTAACACAGATCATGGCTTTTTATTAGGCGAGCATAATTGCTGGGGTAAGAACATTCATCAGCTATACAATGAAATATCAAATATACCATTATTTATATATGAATCTAAAAAACATAATGAAAAAAATATAAATAATAGAAGAAAAGCATTAGTTCAGACTATAGATTTACCTGTTACAATATTAGATTATTTTGGTATTGAAAAGACAAAGGATATGAAGGGTTTTTCTTTGAAAGAAACTATAGACAATGACAATGAAGTAAGAAAATATGCTTTGTTTGGAATGCATGCCAATCAAATATGTATTACAGACGGAAGATATGTTCTTATGAAAGATTATGCTCTTAAGAAAGACGGATCTAATGATACAGAATTATATAATTATACTTTGATGCCTATGCATATGGTAAATTTCTTTAGCATAGATGAATTAAAAACTACTGAACTTCATGATGCTTTCAGCTTTACTAAAGGCTGTAAGGTTATGAAGATAAAATATTTAACTTTACCTAAAAAAATGACTCTTATAGATGAGTTGGATTGGGTATTATATGATTTGGAGAATGATCCTCATCAGGAAAATCCTATAAAAGATGATTCTATAAAAAATGAAATGATTAAGAATATGGTATTACTAATGATAGAAAATGAAGCTCCTATAGAGGAGTATATAAGATTAGGAATTTTAGAAGAATATAATAAATATAAAAATATGCATTAA
- a CDS encoding ABC transporter permease: MKSNKFKEAYLSFFAAVTSIVVFIILWQLAVSFSDLGKLMPGPFTVIYNFFYTLVKPIGKYSIIGHIAWSLSRVLIAYVAAAILGITLGVLMGWNKYICAIFDPIYQLIRPIPPIAWIPIAILWFGLGELSKYFLIFLAAFNTITLNAYYGAKSVDKTLIGASKMLGANELQTLFTVVLPSSVPVIFAGLQVAVSVSWATVVGAEMVRSSEGAGWVIINGQETNNTTQILVGIMAIGIVGYILAIIMRKVEDKLCSWNKNS; encoded by the coding sequence ATGAAAAGTAATAAATTTAAAGAAGCATATTTATCATTTTTTGCTGCTGTAACATCTATTGTAGTTTTTATTATATTATGGCAGTTAGCAGTTTCTTTTAGTGATTTGGGTAAATTAATGCCTGGTCCTTTTACTGTAATATATAATTTCTTCTATACATTAGTAAAACCTATTGGTAAATATTCTATTATAGGGCATATAGCTTGGAGTTTGTCTAGGGTTTTAATAGCTTATGTTGCTGCTGCAATATTAGGCATTACTTTAGGCGTTTTAATGGGTTGGAATAAATATATTTGTGCTATATTTGATCCTATATATCAATTAATAAGACCTATACCTCCTATAGCTTGGATTCCAATAGCTATATTATGGTTCGGACTTGGAGAGCTTTCTAAATATTTTTTAATATTTTTAGCTGCTTTCAATACAATAACTTTGAATGCTTATTACGGAGCAAAAAGTGTTGATAAAACATTAATAGGTGCTTCAAAAATGCTTGGAGCTAATGAATTACAAACTTTATTTACTGTGGTATTGCCTTCATCTGTACCTGTAATATTTGCTGGTTTGCAGGTGGCAGTTTCTGTTAGTTGGGCTACTGTTGTTGGTGCTGAGATGGTGAGATCTTCTGAAGGAGCAGGTTGGGTTATAATTAATGGACAGGAAACTAATAATACTACACAGATATTAGTTGGTATAATGGCAATAGGTATCGTTGGATATATTTTGGCTATCATTATGAGAAAAGTAGAGGATAAATTATGCTCATGGAACAAGAATTCGTAA
- a CDS encoding ABC transporter ATP-binding protein, which translates to MFSFFGPGQCGKTTIVNIIAGLEKPTSGEVIVNNNPVKGPGIDRGVVYQTISLFPWYTVMGNVEYGPRIRGVDKKTRREKAQYYIDLVGLKGFENSYPIQISGGMKQRVGIARAYCNEPAVMLMDEPFGALDAQTRYLMQEELIRIWEKEKRTIVFVTNNVEEAIYLADRIIVLNECPTSIDKEYIIDLPRPRSYVDSKFLSLRKELSALVSDRIV; encoded by the coding sequence ATTTTTAGCTTTTTTGGTCCCGGTCAATGCGGAAAGACTACGATTGTTAACATAATTGCCGGACTTGAAAAGCCTACATCCGGAGAGGTTATAGTTAATAATAATCCTGTTAAAGGTCCCGGTATAGATAGAGGTGTAGTATATCAAACTATATCTTTATTCCCATGGTATACAGTGATGGGCAATGTAGAGTATGGACCTAGAATCAGAGGCGTTGATAAAAAAACAAGAAGAGAAAAAGCACAATACTATATAGATTTGGTTGGACTTAAAGGTTTTGAAAATTCTTATCCTATTCAAATTTCAGGCGGTATGAAACAGAGAGTTGGTATTGCAAGGGCTTATTGCAATGAACCTGCTGTTATGCTTATGGATGAACCTTTCGGAGCTTTGGATGCACAAACTAGGTATCTTATGCAGGAAGAGTTAATTAGAATATGGGAAAAAGAAAAAAGAACAATAGTATTCGTTACAAATAATGTAGAAGAGGCTATATATCTTGCTGACAGGATTATAGTTTTAAATGAATGTCCTACTTCTATAGATAAAGAGTATATTATTGATTTGCCTAGACCTAGAAGCTATGTAGATAGTAAGTTTTTAAGTTTAAGGAAAGAATTATCTGCATTAGTATCTGATAGAATAGTTTAA
- a CDS encoding sulfatase-like hydrolase/transferase — MKKNILFVFSDQQRWDTMGIYGQELDVTPNLDKLGKEGTIFDNAFTCQPVCGPARASLQTGLYSSKAGVFVNAISLPENITTIAKLLNDNGYQTGYVGKWHLATDGLGGDSSKEDYIFNPIPEKKRGGYKNYWVASDVLEFTSDGFKGYFFDKDMNKVEFEKYRVDAVTDYALDFLDKRSNDKPFFLFISYLEPHHQNNKNKYEGPLYSKEKFGNCKIPEDVKALGYGDSRENYADYLGACNSIDYNFGRIRAKLEEKNLLDDTVIIYTSDHGSHFRTRNKTLPENGYDDYKRACEDAAIHVPLIIKGDSFNGSKREEKIVSLIDLPPTILKIAGIENADMDGKAIQNIIADNNHENIAFLQISESFVGRAIRTPEYTYAICDPNKNPAKDKDSLNYQSYILYDLKKDPLQLNNVVKDPSYTEVLNKLKSIIKDKIKKIESLDVTID, encoded by the coding sequence ATGAAAAAAAATATTTTATTTGTTTTTTCAGATCAGCAGAGATGGGATACAATGGGCATATATGGTCAGGAATTGGATGTAACTCCTAATTTAGATAAATTAGGAAAAGAAGGCACTATTTTTGATAATGCATTTACATGTCAGCCTGTATGCGGTCCTGCTAGAGCATCTTTACAAACAGGGTTGTATTCTTCAAAGGCTGGAGTATTTGTTAATGCTATATCTTTGCCTGAAAATATCACTACAATAGCAAAATTATTGAATGACAATGGATATCAAACAGGATATGTTGGTAAATGGCATTTAGCTACTGACGGATTGGGAGGAGACAGTTCTAAAGAAGATTATATATTCAATCCTATACCGGAGAAAAAAAGAGGCGGATATAAAAATTATTGGGTAGCTTCAGATGTTCTTGAATTTACTTCTGATGGATTCAAAGGATATTTTTTTGATAAAGATATGAATAAAGTAGAGTTTGAAAAATATAGAGTTGATGCTGTTACTGATTATGCTTTAGATTTTTTGGATAAGAGAAGTAATGATAAACCTTTCTTCTTATTTATATCATATTTAGAGCCTCATCATCAAAACAATAAAAATAAATATGAAGGTCCTTTATATTCAAAAGAAAAGTTTGGAAATTGTAAAATACCTGAAGATGTTAAAGCATTAGGATATGGAGATTCAAGAGAAAATTATGCTGATTATTTAGGAGCTTGTAATTCTATAGATTATAATTTTGGAAGAATAAGAGCAAAATTAGAAGAGAAAAATTTATTAGATGATACAGTTATAATATATACAAGCGATCATGGTTCTCATTTCAGAACTAGAAATAAAACTTTGCCTGAAAATGGATATGATGATTATAAAAGAGCCTGCGAAGATGCTGCAATTCATGTTCCTCTTATCATAAAAGGCGATTCATTTAATGGTTCAAAAAGAGAAGAAAAGATAGTAAGTTTAATAGATCTTCCTCCTACTATATTAAAAATAGCAGGTATTGAAAATGCAGATATGGACGGAAAAGCTATACAAAATATCATTGCAGATAATAATCATGAGAATATTGCCTTCCTACAAATAAGTGAAAGTTTCGTGGGCAGAGCAATAAGAACTCCTGAATATACTTATGCTATTTGTGATCCAAATAAGAATCCTGCTAAAGATAAAGACAGTTTGAATTATCAAAGTTATATATTATATGATTTGAAAAAAGATCCTTTACAATTAAATAATGTTGTTAAAGATCCTAGTTATACTGAAGTTCTAAATAAATTAAAGAGCATTATAAAAGATAAGATTAAAAAAATAGAATCTTTAGATGTAACTATTGATTAA
- a CDS encoding phosphoribosyltransferase: MEYDIITWENIDEAIEILAKQIEDSKIHYEVIYGLARGGLVPAVMLSHRLKIPMVLNMEEVWRLKVKNKAALIVDDISDTGETLKYFDDQKFDIATLFVREHTSKIKPRYSYKNINHDNWLLFPWETKSSSK; the protein is encoded by the coding sequence ATGGAATACGATATAATCACTTGGGAAAATATAGATGAAGCTATAGAAATATTAGCTAAACAAATAGAAGATTCAAAGATTCATTATGAAGTTATTTACGGATTGGCAAGAGGCGGATTAGTACCTGCTGTTATGCTTTCTCATAGACTTAAAATCCCTATGGTTTTAAATATGGAAGAGGTTTGGAGATTGAAAGTAAAGAATAAAGCCGCTTTAATAGTTGATGATATATCAGATACTGGTGAGACTTTAAAATATTTTGATGATCAGAAATTTGATATTGCTACTTTATTTGTAAGAGAGCATACAAGCAAGATAAAGCCTAGATATAGTTATAAAAATATTAATCATGATAATTGGCTTTTATTTCCTTGGGAGACTAAATCATCTAGTAAATAA
- the uvrC gene encoding excinuclease ABC subunit UvrC: MNQEVKSYIHDKLKRIPDKSGVYFMKDSKSEIIYIGKAKSLKKRVSSYFNNSNKDAKTTALVEHIRDIEYILTENEVEALILEAEMIRKHKPHYNILLKDQKSFPFIAITNEHFPRVIKARNVIDKDNARKYKKYYGPYVAAERADNIVKFIIDNFKLRRCKYDFPLKRPIRPCLYHHIGKCTAPCADLIKEEDYDKTIDDAIMVLEGNVDELVARLKQEMFVHAEKLEFEAAKDLRDKIDLLKYITVEQSIYIPESDDIDIIGAYGENGNYTIVILSVKGGKLADRKTFSMQSPNDEDYYNENNMSKYSEILSAFFTQYYTHANLIPASISTDFPLNDVDIIKDYLKQVSGRDVDIKLDKSRKGLMAIANENAKHLFKEKALIREVPLGITRLQEIFKLKKAPSIIESFDIAHIQGSYTMAGMVRFVNGVSDNKNYRIFNMKTVTGIDDFASIKEAVYRRYKRLRDENLTFPDLILIDGGKGQLNSAIEALKELDIKGQPIMALAKKFEEIYLPNRNEPVQLSDNEPARLFLQKVRDETHRWVNSSHGKKRSREMVRSELESIEGIGKKTIEKLYSHFINIDNIKNASFESIRNIPGISYKAANNIYDHFHK; this comes from the coding sequence ATGAATCAGGAAGTTAAAAGTTACATACATGATAAATTAAAACGTATTCCGGATAAGTCTGGAGTATATTTTATGAAGGACTCCAAATCCGAAATAATTTATATAGGTAAAGCTAAATCTCTAAAGAAAAGAGTTTCATCATATTTTAATAATTCTAATAAAGATGCTAAAACTACAGCATTAGTTGAGCATATAAGAGATATTGAATATATACTTACAGAAAATGAAGTTGAGGCTTTGATATTAGAAGCTGAGATGATAAGAAAGCATAAGCCTCATTATAATATACTTCTTAAAGATCAGAAATCATTTCCATTTATAGCGATTACAAATGAGCATTTTCCAAGGGTTATAAAGGCTAGAAATGTAATAGATAAAGATAATGCCAGAAAATATAAAAAGTATTACGGACCTTATGTTGCTGCTGAAAGGGCGGATAATATAGTAAAGTTTATAATTGATAATTTCAAATTAAGAAGATGTAAATATGATTTTCCGCTTAAAAGACCTATAAGACCATGCCTTTATCATCATATAGGAAAATGTACCGCTCCTTGTGCTGATTTAATTAAAGAAGAAGATTATGATAAAACTATAGATGATGCCATAATGGTGCTTGAGGGCAATGTTGATGAATTGGTGGCTAGATTAAAACAAGAGATGTTTGTTCATGCTGAAAAGTTGGAGTTTGAAGCGGCTAAAGATTTGAGAGATAAAATTGACTTACTTAAATATATAACAGTAGAACAGAGTATTTATATTCCTGAAAGCGATGATATTGATATAATAGGAGCTTATGGAGAGAATGGCAATTATACTATAGTGATTTTATCGGTTAAAGGCGGTAAACTTGCAGACAGAAAAACTTTTAGTATGCAGTCTCCTAATGATGAAGATTATTATAATGAAAATAATATGTCTAAATATTCAGAAATACTTTCTGCATTCTTTACTCAATATTATACTCATGCCAATTTGATACCGGCTTCTATATCTACAGATTTTCCTCTTAATGATGTTGATATAATAAAGGATTATTTAAAGCAGGTTTCAGGAAGAGATGTTGATATAAAATTAGATAAAAGCAGAAAAGGTTTAATGGCAATAGCAAATGAAAATGCCAAACATTTATTTAAAGAAAAAGCATTGATTAGAGAAGTACCTTTAGGCATAACAAGACTTCAGGAAATATTCAAATTGAAAAAAGCACCTAGCATAATAGAGTCTTTCGATATAGCACATATTCAGGGAAGCTATACTATGGCTGGTATGGTGCGATTTGTTAATGGAGTTTCAGATAATAAAAATTATAGAATATTTAATATGAAAACAGTTACAGGCATAGATGACTTCGCTTCAATAAAAGAGGCAGTTTACAGAAGATACAAAAGATTAAGAGATGAGAACCTTACTTTTCCAGACTTAATACTTATAGACGGAGGTAAAGGACAGCTTAATTCAGCTATAGAGGCATTGAAGGAACTTGATATAAAAGGACAGCCTATAATGGCATTAGCTAAAAAGTTTGAGGAAATATATTTGCCTAATAGAAATGAACCTGTACAGCTTAGCGATAATGAGCCTGCAAGATTATTTTTACAGAAGGTAAGAGATGAAACTCACAGATGGGTTAACAGCAGTCATGGTAAGAAAAGAAGCAGAGAGATGGTCAGAAGCGAACTTGAAAGCATAGAGGGAATAGGTAAGAAAACTATAGAGAAATTATATTCTCATTTTATAAATATAGACAATATAAAAAATGCATCATTTGAAAGCATTAGAAATATACCCGGAATAAGCTATAAAGCAGCAAATAATATATATGATCATTTTCATAAATAA